Proteins encoded in a region of the Diospyros lotus cultivar Yz01 chromosome 9, ASM1463336v1, whole genome shotgun sequence genome:
- the LOC127809761 gene encoding RHOMBOID-like protein 10, chloroplastic isoform X2: protein MVGSAVPQPHHQPSKFFPFPLPISRVGPTPGHLITTAASLRLGRFLRHRFSVPHHSLRLGFLLQSSLMGYVPHLKDVWHESSSRFKTINFLQWPEDAVSTALSSWFFSGEGSGKNSGDIRSDLQTSRRISFSGRGLTDILLMINVLVYIAQIATQGKLLLWGAKINSLIDKGQLWRLATSSLLHANIGHLLVNCYSLNSVGPTVESISGPRRYLAVYITSAIASSAMSYWLCKSPAVGASGAIFGLVGSFAVFVLRHRGLVRGGKEDLKHIAHVIVLNMVIGLLSKGIDNWGHVGGLLGGAATSWFLGPAWRYESLSNDGRKVLADRAPVFSLINTKKKHR from the exons ATGGTGGGTTCAGCTGTGCCTCAGCCTCATCATCAACCATCCAAGTTCTTCCCCTTTCCACTTCCGATATCCAGAGTGGGTCCCACTCCCGGCCACCTCATCACCACCGCAGCCTCCCTCCGCCTCGGCCGCTTCCTCCGCCACCGCTTCTCCGTTCCCCATCACTCTCTCCGTCTGGGCTTTCTGCTCCAATCCTCGCTCATG GGTTATGTGCCACATTTAAAAGATGTTTGGCATGAAAGCTCCAGCAGATTCAAAACCATTAATTTTCTTCAGTGGCCGGAAGATGCTGTTTCAACTGCATTATCATCTTGGTTTTTTAGTGGAGAAGGAAGTGGAAAGAATTCCGGAGATATAAGGTCAGACTTGCAGACATCCAGAAGAATTTCATTTAGTGGCAGGGGATTGACCGACATTCTTCTTATGATCAATGTATT GGTTTACATTGCTCAAATTGCAACACAAGGGAAGCTACTTCTATGGGGTGCCAAG ATTAATAGTCTTATTGACAAAGGACAACTGTGGAGGCTAGCTACATCTTCTCTTCTACATGCAAATATCGGCCACCTCTTG GTTAACTGCTATTCCTTGAACTCTGTTGGCCCTACTGTGGAGAGTATTAGTGGTCCTAGAAGATACCTTGCTGTTTATATCACCTCTGCTATTGCAA GTTCAGCAATGAGTTATTGGCTCTGCAAATCACCCGCGGTTGGTGCATCAGGAGCAATTTTTGGATTG GTTGGATCTTTCGCGGTGTTTGTCTTGAGGCATAGAGGCCTGGTGAGAGGTGGCAAGGAAGATCTAAAGCATATTGCACACGTCATTGTTTTGAATATG GTTATTGGTCTTTTATCCAAAGGCATTGATAATTGGGGTCAT GTAGGTGGCTTATTAGGAGGAGCTGCAACATCGTGGTTTCTTGGTCCTGCTTGGAGGTATGAATCACTGTCCAATGATGGGCGAAAAGTTCTTGCAGATAGAGCGCCAGTTTTCTCCCTCATCAACACGAAAAAAAAACATCGATAG
- the LOC127809761 gene encoding RHOMBOID-like protein 10, chloroplastic isoform X1: MVGSAVPQPHHQPSKFFPFPLPISRVGPTPGHLITTAASLRLGRFLRHRFSVPHHSLRLGFLLQSSLMDLSYQGYVPHLKDVWHESSSRFKTINFLQWPEDAVSTALSSWFFSGEGSGKNSGDIRSDLQTSRRISFSGRGLTDILLMINVLVYIAQIATQGKLLLWGAKINSLIDKGQLWRLATSSLLHANIGHLLVNCYSLNSVGPTVESISGPRRYLAVYITSAIASSAMSYWLCKSPAVGASGAIFGLVGSFAVFVLRHRGLVRGGKEDLKHIAHVIVLNMVIGLLSKGIDNWGHVGGLLGGAATSWFLGPAWRYESLSNDGRKVLADRAPVFSLINTKKKHR; the protein is encoded by the exons ATGGTGGGTTCAGCTGTGCCTCAGCCTCATCATCAACCATCCAAGTTCTTCCCCTTTCCACTTCCGATATCCAGAGTGGGTCCCACTCCCGGCCACCTCATCACCACCGCAGCCTCCCTCCGCCTCGGCCGCTTCCTCCGCCACCGCTTCTCCGTTCCCCATCACTCTCTCCGTCTGGGCTTTCTGCTCCAATCCTCGCTCATG GATCTCTCTTATCAGGGTTATGTGCCACATTTAAAAGATGTTTGGCATGAAAGCTCCAGCAGATTCAAAACCATTAATTTTCTTCAGTGGCCGGAAGATGCTGTTTCAACTGCATTATCATCTTGGTTTTTTAGTGGAGAAGGAAGTGGAAAGAATTCCGGAGATATAAGGTCAGACTTGCAGACATCCAGAAGAATTTCATTTAGTGGCAGGGGATTGACCGACATTCTTCTTATGATCAATGTATT GGTTTACATTGCTCAAATTGCAACACAAGGGAAGCTACTTCTATGGGGTGCCAAG ATTAATAGTCTTATTGACAAAGGACAACTGTGGAGGCTAGCTACATCTTCTCTTCTACATGCAAATATCGGCCACCTCTTG GTTAACTGCTATTCCTTGAACTCTGTTGGCCCTACTGTGGAGAGTATTAGTGGTCCTAGAAGATACCTTGCTGTTTATATCACCTCTGCTATTGCAA GTTCAGCAATGAGTTATTGGCTCTGCAAATCACCCGCGGTTGGTGCATCAGGAGCAATTTTTGGATTG GTTGGATCTTTCGCGGTGTTTGTCTTGAGGCATAGAGGCCTGGTGAGAGGTGGCAAGGAAGATCTAAAGCATATTGCACACGTCATTGTTTTGAATATG GTTATTGGTCTTTTATCCAAAGGCATTGATAATTGGGGTCAT GTAGGTGGCTTATTAGGAGGAGCTGCAACATCGTGGTTTCTTGGTCCTGCTTGGAGGTATGAATCACTGTCCAATGATGGGCGAAAAGTTCTTGCAGATAGAGCGCCAGTTTTCTCCCTCATCAACACGAAAAAAAAACATCGATAG
- the LOC127809761 gene encoding RHOMBOID-like protein 10, chloroplastic isoform X3 yields the protein MAVTVALQDLSYQGYVPHLKDVWHESSSRFKTINFLQWPEDAVSTALSSWFFSGEGSGKNSGDIRSDLQTSRRISFSGRGLTDILLMINVLVYIAQIATQGKLLLWGAKINSLIDKGQLWRLATSSLLHANIGHLLVNCYSLNSVGPTVESISGPRRYLAVYITSAIASSAMSYWLCKSPAVGASGAIFGLVGSFAVFVLRHRGLVRGGKEDLKHIAHVIVLNMVIGLLSKGIDNWGHVGGLLGGAATSWFLGPAWRYESLSNDGRKVLADRAPVFSLINTKKKHR from the exons ATGGCAGTGACTGTAGCTTTACAGGATCTCTCTTATCAGGGTTATGTGCCACATTTAAAAGATGTTTGGCATGAAAGCTCCAGCAGATTCAAAACCATTAATTTTCTTCAGTGGCCGGAAGATGCTGTTTCAACTGCATTATCATCTTGGTTTTTTAGTGGAGAAGGAAGTGGAAAGAATTCCGGAGATATAAGGTCAGACTTGCAGACATCCAGAAGAATTTCATTTAGTGGCAGGGGATTGACCGACATTCTTCTTATGATCAATGTATT GGTTTACATTGCTCAAATTGCAACACAAGGGAAGCTACTTCTATGGGGTGCCAAG ATTAATAGTCTTATTGACAAAGGACAACTGTGGAGGCTAGCTACATCTTCTCTTCTACATGCAAATATCGGCCACCTCTTG GTTAACTGCTATTCCTTGAACTCTGTTGGCCCTACTGTGGAGAGTATTAGTGGTCCTAGAAGATACCTTGCTGTTTATATCACCTCTGCTATTGCAA GTTCAGCAATGAGTTATTGGCTCTGCAAATCACCCGCGGTTGGTGCATCAGGAGCAATTTTTGGATTG GTTGGATCTTTCGCGGTGTTTGTCTTGAGGCATAGAGGCCTGGTGAGAGGTGGCAAGGAAGATCTAAAGCATATTGCACACGTCATTGTTTTGAATATG GTTATTGGTCTTTTATCCAAAGGCATTGATAATTGGGGTCAT GTAGGTGGCTTATTAGGAGGAGCTGCAACATCGTGGTTTCTTGGTCCTGCTTGGAGGTATGAATCACTGTCCAATGATGGGCGAAAAGTTCTTGCAGATAGAGCGCCAGTTTTCTCCCTCATCAACACGAAAAAAAAACATCGATAG
- the LOC127809760 gene encoding probable E3 ubiquitin-protein ligase RHC1A, translating to MSSMSRPRVVVNGVQRTRTYHYFWCRQCQRTVRTAANEYEAVCPWCLARLWHELDVPRPSPQPSPAAELLDALAQMLDQPTILQGASSGRRIRGHRESENEQARQGWIILQVFPPARPPRPLSPHENVAAQGRNPGEASDVDGVQEMVEELAQSDRSGPPPAPVSAIEAMPTLKLTPAHLADDSQCPICKEEFAVGGEVRMIPCKHFYHSDCIVPWLRIHNSCPVCRYELKASPNNGVEESEDYDSEAFGGDGRARNHLNWWTQLLSLWPFRLLTNWMRHHHHDFLFEDDDPSASQGGSPWCWWPSWFIP from the exons ATGTCTTCCATGTCTCGCCCTCGAGTTGTTGTCAATGGAGTCCAGAGAACGAGAACTTACCATTACTTTTGGTGCAGGCAATGCCAAAGAACAGTTCGGACTGCTGCAAACGAGTATGAAGCTGTATGCCCTTGGTGCTTAGCCCGCCTCTGGCACGAGCTCGACGTGCCAAGGCCAAGTCCGCAGCCATCTCCAGCTGCAGAGTTACTGGATGCATTGGCTCAGATGCTGGACCAGCCAACAATTCTGCAAGGTGCAAGCTCAGGGAGGAGAATTCGGGGGCACCGGGAGAGTGAAAATGAGCAGGCTCGCCAAGGCTGGATAATTCTCCAAGTTTTCCCGCCTGCTCGGCCACCAAGGCCTCTTTCCCCCCATGAAAATGTGGCTGCTCAGGGAAGAAATCCTGGGGAGGCCTCCGATGTTGATGGAGTGCAAGAGATGGTCGAGGAGCTGGCTCAGAGCGACCGGTCGGGGCCTCCTCCAGCCCCTGTTTCAGCCATTGAAGCTATGCCAACTCTGAAACTAACGCCGGCTCATTTGGCTGATGATTCGCAATGTCCTATATGCAAAGAAGAATTCGCGGTTGGAGGGGAAGTAAGAATGATCCCCTGCAAGCATTTCTACCACTCTGATTGCATCGTCCCATGGCTGCGGATCCACAATTCTTGTCCAGTTTGCAGATACGAGCTCAAAGCTTCCCCCAACAATGGCGTTGAAGAATCTGAAGATTACGACAGTGAGGCTTTTGGCGGCGATGGACGGGCGAGGAACCACTTGAATTGGTGGACTCAGCTGCTTTCTCTGTGGCCTTTTCGTCTGCTAACAAACTGGATGCGCCACCATCACCATGACTTTCTTTTCGAAGATGATGACCCATCAGCTTCTCAAGGAG GCAGCCCCTGGTGCTGGTGGCCCTCCTGGTTCATCCCGTAA